The genomic stretch CTGCTCAAAAATCTACTATCAGTATCATTAAGCCTATGACTTTGCAAAAGTTAGTTGAATTAGAAGCCAAATTTCCAGGTTCAGTTAACTTGATTGAATTAAAGCCGTATTTAGAAGCTGGACAAATTGATGCCAGAATTGATGAGTATATTGAGAAAGTTTTAACAGAAATTAAGCTGCGATCGCACGTAGTTCAGGTTGTCAAAAACTACTTGGAAAAAACAGGTCTAGATAATGCTGAAGTCGGTTCACTACATGGCACGTATATTGGTTCAAATCATTCTCCATCGTTAACACCAAAAGAATTACACGAAATTTTAATTGAGCTTTCTTCGCCTTTAGCTGGCTACTTGGGTCGCAAAAAAGTCAACAACGAATCTCGCTTCTATTTTCTCCGCGACTTGCACATAGATTCACTTTTGACTCAATAATTTAATTAAACTTAATCTTTTCCTAACCAGAGCGATCGCATTTTCTCGTATAATATTCAATCCGTTTGAAAAACGAGATGGTGTTTTTACCCATTTTTTCACGACAATAAGTATCGATGTAGACCAAAAGTTATAATTTCTTGATTTTTGCCAGAAATAGTTGCCACTTAACTAGAAAAACTGTCAAAATAGATACAGAAATAAATTTGATAAGTTTGTAATGCAGGCTACGAGCGCCTTTTGCTCTCTCCTTGCCTCTGACGGAGAGAGCAATCGCATCTCAACTGGACTATTTCCCAGTAACGCCGCTAATCCAATCAAAATCCCTTCGGAGGTAAAGTAGATGAAACTTCATTTTCGCGGTAACAATTACGAAACTCAGCCAGTATCTTTAGAAGTAACTGAAGGCGCAGTTGGCGGTACTTATCGGGGTTCTGCTTGGAAAGTTCACCGTTTTCGTTTGAATCGCCGTCATCAACCTAGCCAAGAATTCATCTATCGCGGTGTTACTTACAAACGTGGTTAAGTTTTTCCACTTTTGACAAAGTTGAATAATAGTAAGATATTTTTACGAATCTTGCTGTTATTCCTTAACCAATTAATGACTGTTCCCTATTTATTAATTTTCTTTTTCAAACAACAATAGGAGAGTAAAAATAATGAGATTTTCTTACCGTGGTGTTGGCTACGATCGCCAAAGTTTAAATCTGGAAGTTATTGAAGGCGAAGTAGCAGGTAAGTACCGAGGACAAGAAATTAGATACAAATATCCCAGACATATTCCTGAACTTCAGCCTAAAATCTACTTGCAATATCGTGGCGTTGCTTATAGCAAGCGTCCTGTAGTTAAATGTCAATCTTCACAGCTAGCTCAATCTAATTCTACTACTAATCCTTGTGCGTTTCTTAACAGTCAAGTAAATAGCGGCATTTCCTCCGAATCTGCACAAATTCACTTAAATAACATTCGTCGCAGTTTAGAACGCCGTATGGAAGCAGCTAAAGCTAGTGGAAATGAAGATTTAGTTCGTTTACTCGAACAAGAATCAAGGCAGTTATCGATTAATGTCTAATTCTACGATCGCCTAACCCTAAAGTCAACTATTTTTTTCCTGATTTAACAAAAAAAGTAGTTAGGGATTAGAGGTGAGTCCTTCGAGATAATTTGAGGAGGAAAAATGATGCTAAAGCCCAAGGTTTTTCAAGCTAGGGCTGATTTCGACTGTTAAAATTTAGTGTCAGCAAAAGAAATTGAAAGTAGGGAATGGCGATCTTGCTATTTTCCCTACTTTTGCTTATTATTCAACTCAATCATCGGGAAATTGCCAACAAGAAATACTTTCTACATTTTTGCTTCCACACTGACTACAAACAACCTCAAATGAGGAATCTACCCATTCGCTGTCACAGTCACGACAATGACAGAAAATATTTTTCCGGTTGGCTGTGTGAATTTTTTCCTGCCATTCCCGTAATCTGGCAGCGTCTTTTTTTAATTGCTCGTCTGACATTTTTGTCAACTATTTCTTAACAAGATTTTACTAAAAAATAATTGATTTTCTTGTTTGGCATTATATCACATCAAACAATGAAAATAAACATTCTGCTTATGCTCGTTAATCGCCTTTTTTTGGGGCAACAATAAAGGAATGCCGTTTTTCTTGATTAAATAATTTACCTAAATTCTAGCTTGGCATGATTGAGATAATCAATAGGGAGGTAACAGACGCCGCAACCCATGTAAAATTACGACAAATAAGAAAAAAAGATTGCGCAAGAAAATCGCATCAGGTAGCAAAGATAACGGTTTTTGTCTCCTCCCGCTAACCCTAACTTCAGCTAATTTCCTCCCCAAATTTTCCAGCCATTCCCTACTTTTAGGAAACTCCCATAAATCCCTAAGCCACTGCTGAGGAAAACCAACTTTTCCTACCGAAGCACCAATAATTCCACCTAAAATTGCGGCTGTAGAATCAGTATCGCCGCCGAGACGAATAACTTCTTGAATAGCAGTTGCATAGTCTGTTTGATGTCGCAACCAAATTTGAATTACGACAGGGACTGTATGATAAACATAACCAGTAACTCCTTGATTAAGTCCTAAATCTAGAGCAAATAATTCTGCTGATTGCTGTTTGATTGCACTCTCACAAGCTAGTTCAATTAATTCGAGAAATTCAGGAGCTTCTGGTGGTAAAATTTCTGTCATAAATTGAGAGTATGTTTCTGGAGATACCTTTGACTGATTGGTAGCAAAGCGTGCAGCGATCGCCACAGCTAACGCTCCCCATTCAGCTTTGGGATCTGTATGCGTAATTCTCGCCGAAACTTTTACCAACTCGCGCATTTTTTCCAAATTATCGCCATAACAAACACCGATGATTGCACTTCTCATCGCTGGTCCATTTCCCGCCGAAAATACACCACTACGATCTGGCGAAAAACCTAACCATAACTTCAAGATTGCTTTCAGGGTTGCCAGACCTAAATTAACAGGTAAACTTAACAACCAAAAGCGAAATTGCCAAGCAAGAGAGCGAGCAAATTTAGCTCGCTCTCCCCCCGAAACAATTAAAGCTTGAGCAACCATGCAAGTATGTTCTGTATCATCAGAAATCATTCCTTTACCAAAGCAAAAGCGATGTCGATCGATCCGAGAATAAATTTTTCGTTGTCTTTGCTTTGATAAACCTTCATAAGGAAGTCCTAAAGCATCTCCTACTGCCGTTCCCAGTAAACAACCAATAACAGAATCAACTTTTTGGGTAATTGATGACATCTTATTTGGTAATAAAATATAGTTAATGATATTTATTATAAAAAAAAGACGTTTAACGATCGCTGCGAGATTTTTCGGTAGGGTAAGTTGGTAATGGCGATCGCTACGGTTAAGAGAGTTGGTTGCTTAACTACTACACTAGGATCGGTAGGTTTGCCGATCGGTGTGATTTTCGTTGGGAAAGGATCTGGAAGTGGCAAAGGTTGTATTAGAAAATGTCTATAAAAGTTTTCGCGATCGCGGGGGTAGTAGTCAGGATACTATTGAACCTGTGACGACGGAACCGTTGTTGTCTCCTGCTGACACACCACCGCAGTTGAAGGCTGAAACGCGATCGCCAAAATCCATTAATGTGTTACGACGTATTAACCTAACAGTCAAAGATGGCGAATTTATGGTACTCGTTGGTCCTTCTGGTTGCGGGAAAAGTACGTTACTCCGCGTTATTGCTGGACTGGAAGAACTTACTGGTGGCAATATTTTCGTAGGGTCTACTTTAGTTAACAATCTTCCACCCAAGCAACGCGATATTGCAATGGTATTCCAAAATTACGCCCTTTATCCTCATCTCAGTGTTTACGATAATATCGCTTTTGGGTTACGACGCATGAGTAAAGGGGAAGCAGCAGAAACCGAGACAGCAACCCCAGATAACTCCAACCAATCTCAATTACCTCCTTGGGCAGAAGATTTATTTGTCGGTGTTACCAGAAAATTACCCAAAGGCTTACATTACGTTTCTGAAAAAGAAAAGAGTGTAGATGCGATCGTCCGCGAAGTAGCGAAATTATTGCAAATTGAACCTTTACTGAGACGACTCCCGAAAGAACTTTCCGGCGGACAAAAACAAAGGGTAGCATTAGGAAGGGCGATCGCGCGCAAACCGCAAGTGTTCCTCATGGACGAACCTCTCTCCAACCTTGATGCTAAACTGCGTGCGGAAACTCGTAGTCAAATTGTCAAACTTCAGCAACAATTAGGGACAACTACGATTTACGTCACTCACGACCAAACAGAAGCAATGACGATGGGATCTCGCATCGCTGTCATGAATCAAGGTGAAATTCAGCAGATTGCTACTCCCTTAGAAATTTATAACCGACCAGCAAATCGTTTTGTCGCCGAATTTATCGGTTCGCCACCAATGAATTTTATTATGGTAAAGGTAAATGCGCCTCTCCTCATTTCTCACGCACAGTTTAGACTTACCTTACCCGAAGCATGGTCAACATTTCTCAAACCTTATGATACGCGATCGCTACTTCTCGGTATTCGTCCCGAACATCTCCAAATTAGTCCCCCAGCTACCAAAAACTTACCTGTCAAAGTAGAATTAGTCGAAGCCCTCGGTAACGAAACTTATCTCACCGTCTCTCTTTCCGGTTCCATCGAACCACCCCTACAAGTCAGAATACCCCCAGAACGCATCGTTAAACCTGGTGACTCACTCTGGCTATCCATCCAAATAGATAAGATACACCTTTTCGACCCCCAAACAGGTAACGCGATCGGGGGACTAGGTTCAGTTAACAGTTAACAGTTAGCAGTTAGCAGTTAGCAGTGAACAGTTATCAGTTAGCAGTTATCAGTTAGCAGTTAGCAGTGAACAGTTAGCAGTGAACAGTTAGCAGTGACCAGTTATCAGTTAGCAGTTAGCAGTTATCAGTTATCAGTTAGCAGTTATTAGTTTATCCTCCTTGTCTCCCAGTCCCCAGTCCCCAGTCCCCAGTCCCCAGTCCCCAGTCCCCAGTCCCCAGTCCCCTCTAAACATTCCTCAAAAATTTTCCTCTTACTTTCAGATTATTAAGTTTTATTACTGGTTTATCTCCTTGGAGAGATAACCCCTCTATAAATTTTTGTTAAATTGATTGACATAGAGAACTAAATACCCATTACAGCAATTATGACTAACCCACAAAATACACCCATCACCAATCCTGAAGAACGCAACGCTTGGAATTTCGGTTTCACACCCCAAGCAGAAATCTGGAATGGTCGTCTAGCGCAAATCGGCTTTTTAGCTGCGGTACTAATCGAACTGTTCTCAGGTCAAGGTTTACTACACTTCTGGGGCTTAATGTAAGCCAGAGTATCACCAAAACCTAAATAATTTTCGTCAATTCTCAGTTAACTCACGGAGGAAGCAATTATGACTAACCCACAAACACCTATTACTAAACCAGAAGACCGTAACGAGTGGAAATTCGGTTTCACACCACAAGCAGAAATCTGGAATGGTCGTCTAGCGCAAATCGGCTTTTTAGCTGCGCTGCTAATCGAATTGTTCTCAGGTCAAGGTTTATTGCACTTCTGGGGCTTAATGTAGTCTGAATGCAGATTTGCTCCGAAGAGAATAAACATGGTTCTAGGGTGCATTTTATAGCACCCTAAACTGTTTTAGGGGAAATACTACCAATGCTGTTGGAACAGTCAAAGATACAATAAGGCTAATATTTGAAATTCTCCTTAATTTCTAACTTATGACCACAGCGACCAAAGTTAAGACTGAATACGAAGCAGTTATTGGACTGGAAACCCACTGTCAGCTTAATACGAAGACAAAAATTTTTAGTGCTGACTCGACAGAATTTGGTTCACCTCCGAATACTCATATCTCTCCGATTACTCTCGGTTATCCTGGGGTTTTACCCGTCCTGAATGAGAAAGTTCTCGAATATGCAGTGAAAGCTGGTTTAGCTTTGAACTGTAACATTGCTCCTTACAGTAAATTTGACCGTAAACAATATTTTTATCCGGATTTACCGAAAAATTATCAAATTTCGCAGTTCGATCTGCCGATCGCGGAACATGGTTGGTTAGAAATTGAACTTCTCGATCAAAAGACGAAAGAACCAATTCGCAAAAAGATTGGGATTACTCGCTTACACATGGAAGAAGATGCAGGTAAGCTGGTTCATGTAGGTAGCGATCGCCTTTCTGGTTCGACTCATTCTTTGGTCGATTTTAACCGCGCTGGAGTCCCCTTATTAGAAATTGTCTCGGAACCGGATTTGCGATCGGGTCAAGAAGCGGCAGAATATGCTCAAGAGTTACGTCGGATCGTGCGCTATCTTGGCATCAGTGACGGTAATATGCAAGAAGGTTCTCTGCGCTGCGATGTGAATATTTCTGTGCGTCCCGTGGGACAAAAAAAGTTTGGGACGAAGATTGAAATCAAGAATATGAACTCCTTTAGCGCAATCCAAAAGGCGATCGATTATGAAATTGAACGTCAAATTAAAGCTTTAAATGGGGGAGAAACTCTGGTTCAAGAAACTCGACTTTGGGAAGAAGGTAGTCAACGGACTAAAGGTATGCGTAGTAAGGAAGGTTCGAGTGATTATCGCTATTTTCCCGAACCGGATTTACCACCAATTGAAGTTTCTCAGCAGCAACTCAAGCAATGGAAAGCTGAACTTCCCGAACTTCCCGCGCAAAAGCGATCGCGCTATCAACAAGAGTTAGGACTTTCTGCTTACGATGCTGAGGTTTTAACTGAAGATCGTACGGTGACAGAATATTTTGAAGCTGTTGTAGCTGCGAAAGCTAACCCAAAGCAGGTAGCTAACTGGGTGATGGGAGATATTGCTGCTTACTTGAATACGAATAAACTCAGTATTACTGAAATTGCGCTGACACCTTTAATTTTGGCTGAGTTGATTCAGTTAATTGAAGAAGGTACGATTAGTGGTAAGATTGCTAAAGAAATTCTCCCGGAACTCTTGACTAAGGGGGGTTCAGTCAAAAAACTGGTCGAAAGTAAGGGAATGGTGCAAATTTCCGATTCTGGAGAACTGGAAAAAATTATTGATGAGGTCTTAGCTGCACATCCCAAAGAAGTTGAACAGTTTCACAATGGTAAAACAAAACTGAAAGGTTTCTTTGTGGGACAGGTGATGAAGAAAACTAGCGGACGTGCAGATCCGAAGTTGACTAATCAACTGTTGGGTAAAAAGCTAAAATAGCGATCGCTTAACTGTTTGGAGACGCGCAGTGTCGCGTCTCGACTATCAACCGAAACCTTTACTCAGTTTTTACACAATCTTTACAGAAAAAACAAATTAGGGGGTGACACCCCCTAGCCCTAAAATGATATATTGTGTTAGCAAGATGCACCCTGATGATTGGGAGGGTCACAGTTTGTGACTCTCTTTTTTTTGTCGGACTCAAGTTTTTCGCTCTTTTCCAGAAAGCTAATCAAAAGCAAGATCGCGAGCAATTTTTTCCATTTGAATTTGCTCTGATGTTCGCTCTACTCGTTTAAG from Oscillatoria salina IIICB1 encodes the following:
- a CDS encoding DUF4278 domain-containing protein translates to MKLHFRGNNYETQPVSLEVTEGAVGGTYRGSAWKVHRFRLNRRHQPSQEFIYRGVTYKRG
- the pirA gene encoding arginine synthesis PII-interacting regulator PirA produces the protein MRFSYRGVGYDRQSLNLEVIEGEVAGKYRGQEIRYKYPRHIPELQPKIYLQYRGVAYSKRPVVKCQSSQLAQSNSTTNPCAFLNSQVNSGISSESAQIHLNNIRRSLERRMEAAKASGNEDLVRLLEQESRQLSINV
- a CDS encoding hydrogenase maturation nickel metallochaperone HypA, with protein sequence MSDEQLKKDAARLREWQEKIHTANRKNIFCHCRDCDSEWVDSSFEVVCSQCGSKNVESISCWQFPDD
- a CDS encoding ADP-ribosylglycohydrolase family protein; the protein is MSSITQKVDSVIGCLLGTAVGDALGLPYEGLSKQRQRKIYSRIDRHRFCFGKGMISDDTEHTCMVAQALIVSGGERAKFARSLAWQFRFWLLSLPVNLGLATLKAILKLWLGFSPDRSGVFSAGNGPAMRSAIIGVCYGDNLEKMRELVKVSARITHTDPKAEWGALAVAIAARFATNQSKVSPETYSQFMTEILPPEAPEFLELIELACESAIKQQSAELFALDLGLNQGVTGYVYHTVPVVIQIWLRHQTDYATAIQEVIRLGGDTDSTAAILGGIIGASVGKVGFPQQWLRDLWEFPKSREWLENLGRKLAEVRVSGRRQKPLSLLPDAIFLRNLFFLFVVILHGLRRLLPPY
- a CDS encoding ABC transporter ATP-binding protein, which codes for MAKVVLENVYKSFRDRGGSSQDTIEPVTTEPLLSPADTPPQLKAETRSPKSINVLRRINLTVKDGEFMVLVGPSGCGKSTLLRVIAGLEELTGGNIFVGSTLVNNLPPKQRDIAMVFQNYALYPHLSVYDNIAFGLRRMSKGEAAETETATPDNSNQSQLPPWAEDLFVGVTRKLPKGLHYVSEKEKSVDAIVREVAKLLQIEPLLRRLPKELSGGQKQRVALGRAIARKPQVFLMDEPLSNLDAKLRAETRSQIVKLQQQLGTTTIYVTHDQTEAMTMGSRIAVMNQGEIQQIATPLEIYNRPANRFVAEFIGSPPMNFIMVKVNAPLLISHAQFRLTLPEAWSTFLKPYDTRSLLLGIRPEHLQISPPATKNLPVKVELVEALGNETYLTVSLSGSIEPPLQVRIPPERIVKPGDSLWLSIQIDKIHLFDPQTGNAIGGLGSVNS
- a CDS encoding high light inducible protein, with protein sequence MTNPQNTPITNPEERNAWNFGFTPQAEIWNGRLAQIGFLAAVLIELFSGQGLLHFWGLM
- a CDS encoding chlorophyll a/b-binding protein gives rise to the protein MTNPQTPITKPEDRNEWKFGFTPQAEIWNGRLAQIGFLAALLIELFSGQGLLHFWGLM
- the gatB gene encoding Asp-tRNA(Asn)/Glu-tRNA(Gln) amidotransferase subunit GatB — encoded protein: MTTATKVKTEYEAVIGLETHCQLNTKTKIFSADSTEFGSPPNTHISPITLGYPGVLPVLNEKVLEYAVKAGLALNCNIAPYSKFDRKQYFYPDLPKNYQISQFDLPIAEHGWLEIELLDQKTKEPIRKKIGITRLHMEEDAGKLVHVGSDRLSGSTHSLVDFNRAGVPLLEIVSEPDLRSGQEAAEYAQELRRIVRYLGISDGNMQEGSLRCDVNISVRPVGQKKFGTKIEIKNMNSFSAIQKAIDYEIERQIKALNGGETLVQETRLWEEGSQRTKGMRSKEGSSDYRYFPEPDLPPIEVSQQQLKQWKAELPELPAQKRSRYQQELGLSAYDAEVLTEDRTVTEYFEAVVAAKANPKQVANWVMGDIAAYLNTNKLSITEIALTPLILAELIQLIEEGTISGKIAKEILPELLTKGGSVKKLVESKGMVQISDSGELEKIIDEVLAAHPKEVEQFHNGKTKLKGFFVGQVMKKTSGRADPKLTNQLLGKKLK